A region of Candidatus Micrarchaeota archaeon DNA encodes the following proteins:
- a CDS encoding DUF99 family protein, translating to MKSGIRYLAIASGPIKNRKDTILIGIVFRNGYIEGLLSTRITVDGTDATGKITKMVRKSRFRDQIRMILFNGIALAGLNVINPNAIEKALGVGIVILNRRRQNPKELTKALDGFSRITGIDTSKRADIVRDYSNVEPVRVNGLYIQSRLEKHHIRKFAESAFEALRVAHIIARGVSTGESRGRL from the coding sequence ATGAAAAGCGGGATAAGGTATCTTGCAATAGCCAGCGGGCCGATAAAAAACCGCAAGGATACAATACTCATAGGCATAGTCTTTCGCAACGGGTACATTGAAGGATTGCTGTCCACGAGGATAACCGTGGATGGGACAGACGCAACGGGAAAGATAACTAAGATGGTAAGGAAGTCGAGGTTCAGGGACCAAATAAGGATGATTTTATTCAATGGAATAGCCCTTGCAGGCCTTAACGTAATAAATCCAAACGCGATTGAGAAGGCACTTGGAGTTGGTATCGTCATCCTGAACAGGAGGAGGCAGAATCCAAAGGAGCTAACAAAGGCTCTGGATGGATTTTCAAGGATTACTGGAATAGACACATCAAAAAGGGCGGATATAGTAAGGGATTATTCCAATGTGGAACCCGTAAGGGTTAACGGCCTGTACATACAAAGCAGACTTGAGAAGCACCACATAAGGAAATTCGCGGAAAGTGCGTTTGAGGCGCTAAGGGTGGCGCACATAATCGCAAGAGGGGTGTCCACAGGCGAATCCAGGGGGAGGCTCTGA
- a CDS encoding uL14 family ribosomal protein, which translates to MKGLSTKISRVMVPGTVLRCADNSGARTLMIINRIGKGGGRKGRYSRSGLGDVVIASVKSGTPQYVKKKVRVMIIRQKSPIRRANGMRVRFEDNAGILVTDSNLAVGTEVKGAMAREIVERYVKLAGIASRVI; encoded by the coding sequence ATGAAGGGCCTGTCAACAAAGATATCAAGAGTCATGGTACCCGGGACTGTACTCAGGTGCGCGGACAACAGCGGCGCAAGGACCCTGATGATAATAAACAGGATAGGCAAGGGCGGGGGGAGGAAGGGAAGGTACTCCAGGTCTGGCCTCGGGGACGTGGTCATAGCAAGCGTAAAATCAGGCACCCCGCAATACGTGAAGAAGAAGGTAAGGGTCATGATAATAAGGCAAAAGTCCCCGATAAGGAGGGCTAACGGCATGCGCGTGAGGTTCGAGGACAATGCAGGCATACTCGTGACGGATTCGAACCTTGCAGTGGGCACAGAAGTCAAAGGAGCAATGGCAAGGGAGATAGTAGAAAGGTACGTGAAGCTCGCAGGGATAGCTTCCAGGGTGATTTGA
- a CDS encoding PRC-barrel domain-containing protein has protein sequence MVKFIIAKQLVGKKVITNDGFDLGRFVDAEISKVTGKLNNLLVEPDPDSSLANKIKSDEDQIKVPYNSVMAVNDYIVVDRKNL, from the coding sequence ATGGTAAAATTCATCATAGCGAAACAGCTTGTAGGGAAGAAAGTGATAACAAACGATGGTTTTGATCTGGGAAGGTTCGTGGATGCGGAGATAAGCAAGGTAACCGGCAAACTCAACAATTTGCTAGTTGAGCCGGATCCTGACAGCTCATTGGCCAACAAGATAAAGAGCGATGAAGATCAGATAAAAGTTCCCTATAATTCCGTTATGGCTGTTAACGACTACATAGTTGTTGACAGGAAGAATCTCTAA
- a CDS encoding ABC transporter ATP-binding protein gives MPVLELKGVNSGYNGNAVIHGISFTSKESSVYVVLGPNGAGKTTLFRTIAGILEPLSGKILLNGKDISSSKELRSSINYLSHYNALPEEMTVHNALKFYSDMEGGDPEKVIKLLDLDELRDKKVSDLSQGQKKRVSIAKVFLRDRDIYLLDEPTANLDPGLSKEIRDIILKLSKDKLVLYSSHNLYEATDIGTNLILIKGGKLAMFDKIANVRSSNYRVGIRASKDITRIVDAKKDASGYYIMTVSNPEEAGVALKKIIEKGILVTEMREMDNPLQELFGKDGK, from the coding sequence ATGCCAGTCCTTGAGCTTAAAGGCGTGAATTCGGGCTATAACGGGAATGCCGTAATACATGGCATAAGCTTCACCTCGAAGGAATCATCAGTATATGTTGTACTCGGGCCCAACGGCGCAGGCAAGACAACGCTTTTCAGGACGATAGCTGGCATATTGGAGCCCTTATCAGGCAAGATTCTGCTTAATGGCAAGGATATAAGCTCCTCGAAGGAGCTTAGAAGCAGCATAAACTACCTATCGCACTACAACGCGCTTCCGGAAGAGATGACAGTGCATAATGCGCTCAAATTCTACTCCGACATGGAGGGCGGAGATCCTGAGAAGGTTATAAAACTGTTGGATCTTGATGAACTCAGGGACAAGAAAGTCTCTGACCTTTCGCAGGGGCAGAAGAAGCGCGTGTCGATAGCAAAGGTATTCCTCAGGGACAGGGACATATACCTGCTGGATGAGCCAACCGCAAACCTTGATCCGGGGCTATCCAAGGAAATTAGGGATATAATACTGAAGCTTAGCAAGGACAAGCTCGTACTCTATTCGTCGCACAATCTTTACGAGGCGACCGACATAGGGACCAACCTAATCCTGATAAAAGGAGGGAAGCTTGCCATGTTCGACAAGATAGCAAATGTGAGGTCCAGTAATTACAGGGTAGGCATTAGGGCGTCCAAGGACATTACCAGGATAGTTGACGCGAAGAAGGATGCTAGCGGCTATTACATAATGACTGTGTCAAACCCCGAGGAGGCCGGAGTGGCCCTCAAAAAGATCATAGAGAAAGGCATACTAGTGACAGAGATGAGGGAGATGGACAACCCGCTGCAGGAGCTTTTCGGGAAGGATGGGAAGTGA
- a CDS encoding ribonuclease P protein subunit has translation MLENRICECKSPKERFKFMHGYNNKNIVLHELIGLEAVVIDCSDRSQIKTRGKVINETKNLLYLRHGSKISKVVKKISKFRFTHNGSSFVVDGKEINFRAHERTEKALKFYKRRSLK, from the coding sequence TTGCTGGAAAACCGTATATGTGAGTGTAAATCGCCAAAAGAAAGGTTTAAATTCATGCACGGCTATAATAATAAGAACATTGTCCTTCATGAGCTGATAGGTCTTGAGGCCGTTGTAATAGACTGCTCTGACCGCTCACAGATAAAAACAAGAGGAAAAGTAATAAACGAGACAAAAAACCTTCTATATCTGAGGCATGGTTCGAAAATAAGCAAAGTAGTTAAGAAAATCTCCAAGTTCAGGTTCACCCACAACGGCAGCAGCTTTGTAGTGGACGGAAAGGAGATAAATTTTAGAGCGCATGAGCGCACCGAGAAGGCGCTTAAGTTCTACAAGAGAAGATCTCTGAAGTGA
- the rplX gene encoding 50S ribosomal protein L24: MIRSSKPKRQRFFRFNAPLHVRQHFLHSHIDKQLRKRLSIKRSAVQISKGDTVKVMAGKNKGKSGKVIRVNLRTGKVSIDTFTKKNAKGKEFNIPISASSVYITELNLNDKVRAAKLNVARVVSKPEVKEAKIEKKPEEETKEAKPVQQHAPHTMSETLKK; this comes from the coding sequence ATGATAAGGAGCAGCAAGCCTAAAAGGCAGCGATTCTTCAGGTTCAATGCGCCGCTGCACGTGAGGCAGCATTTCCTGCATTCGCACATTGACAAGCAGCTCAGGAAGAGGCTTAGCATCAAGAGGTCTGCGGTGCAGATATCAAAAGGGGATACGGTAAAGGTAATGGCAGGCAAGAACAAGGGCAAGAGCGGCAAGGTCATAAGGGTGAACCTAAGGACAGGCAAGGTGAGCATAGACACGTTTACGAAGAAAAACGCCAAGGGCAAGGAGTTCAACATACCCATAAGCGCCAGCAGCGTTTACATAACGGAACTGAACCTCAACGACAAGGTAAGGGCCGCGAAGCTGAACGTGGCTAGGGTCGTTTCCAAGCCCGAGGTAAAGGAGGCAAAGATCGAGAAGAAGCCCGAAGAGGAGACCAAGGAGGCAAAGCCGGTGCAGCAGCATGCGCCACACACTATGAGTGAAACGCTAAAAAAATGA
- a CDS encoding PIN domain-containing protein, with protein sequence MRYLFDTSSLIAFFNEEKGADFVKKLLEGIEHGVSEGFVSTITLTELFYIFYAKTKGSTAKDVIETIVKSKLKILPVDISTSLLAGKYKTRAIPLADALIAANASEVEAKVVTDDPHFSKTDVEIVNFRGH encoded by the coding sequence GTGAGGTATCTTTTTGACACTTCGTCATTGATCGCCTTTTTTAATGAAGAGAAAGGAGCTGATTTTGTTAAAAAGCTTCTTGAAGGCATAGAACATGGGGTTTCAGAAGGTTTTGTAAGCACTATTACTTTAACTGAGCTTTTTTATATTTTTTACGCCAAGACCAAAGGTTCAACAGCTAAAGACGTAATAGAAACAATCGTAAAATCTAAACTTAAGATACTCCCAGTAGACATAAGTACCTCACTTTTGGCTGGAAAGTACAAAACCAGAGCAATACCCCTTGCAGATGCTCTTATAGCAGCAAATGCAAGCGAGGTTGAGGCAAAAGTTGTAACAGATGACCCTCACTTTTCAAAAACTGATGTAGAAATAGTAAATTTTAGAGGGCACTAA
- the rpl19e gene encoding 50S ribosomal protein L19e (interacts with several domains of 23S rRNA) encodes MSVRLTKRIASELLGRGTSNVRIKPDSIKEAEKAITREDVRALVKSGGIYVIKKKHNISAYSKVLNEKRRKGRRRGMGRRKGTKSARGILEYKKKVRGQRRMLKALKGEKLIENERFKKYYALVKGGNFASKASLLSHIRNEGLEISEDKAKELRHV; translated from the coding sequence ATGAGCGTTAGACTGACAAAAAGGATAGCAAGCGAGCTTCTAGGAAGGGGCACGAGCAACGTAAGGATAAAGCCGGACTCCATAAAGGAGGCGGAGAAGGCGATAACAAGGGAGGATGTAAGGGCCCTCGTGAAGAGCGGAGGCATTTATGTCATAAAGAAGAAGCACAACATCAGCGCCTATTCAAAGGTGCTCAACGAAAAGAGGAGGAAGGGAAGAAGGAGAGGCATGGGAAGGAGAAAGGGTACGAAATCAGCCAGGGGCATCCTTGAATACAAGAAGAAGGTGCGCGGGCAGAGGAGGATGCTGAAGGCCCTGAAGGGTGAAAAGCTCATAGAAAACGAAAGGTTCAAGAAGTACTACGCCCTGGTCAAGGGGGGCAACTTCGCGAGCAAGGCCTCGCTCCTCAGCCACATACGCAACGAGGGCCTTGAGATAAGCGAGGATAAGGCGAAAGAACTGAGACACGTGTGA
- a CDS encoding DUF373 family protein: MADRILVLAVDIDNDLYRKTKITGPVIGRSDNLKAAAALALADPQDTDANTMFEAVRKYDELKSQGNSANIATVTGAEKEGYVADTELVRQVEMVLERLKSDVCVLVTDGSSDERVLPLLKNRIKVNSVDIVRMKQAPGLENTYFTILEKLKEPHYSRIVFGIPAVLFILFAASYYFNFGWQLPVALIGIYLITKAFGLEDALINSFRGLGFSVERLSFVFYIGSIIFFAISLIIAYGTYSATLATTSNSLILGSQAVEGFLTLFPVSLVLYLVGRVIDLENKRMRYRAISQGTYVGYSIIAIAMLYIASSWMVGQIYFWEFLVLSMAALLAGYGLSLFSAFLKRRAIRHAKIKDKRVINDIGAYIGRITDIDSKRGFIFVKTDYGSVIKYDVDRITGVSDRVVIR, translated from the coding sequence ATGGCTGACAGGATACTGGTACTTGCGGTAGATATCGACAACGACCTGTACAGGAAGACGAAGATAACAGGTCCGGTCATTGGCAGGTCCGACAACCTGAAGGCAGCCGCAGCCCTAGCCCTTGCAGATCCGCAGGATACAGATGCCAACACGATGTTTGAAGCGGTTAGGAAATACGACGAGCTCAAGTCGCAGGGGAATTCTGCAAACATAGCCACTGTTACAGGGGCGGAGAAGGAGGGCTACGTCGCGGACACTGAGCTCGTAAGGCAGGTAGAGATGGTACTGGAAAGGCTCAAGAGCGACGTCTGCGTGCTCGTAACCGATGGGAGTAGCGACGAGAGGGTGCTGCCGCTGCTTAAGAACAGGATAAAGGTCAACAGCGTGGACATAGTGCGTATGAAGCAGGCGCCTGGCCTGGAGAACACGTACTTCACCATATTGGAGAAGCTCAAGGAGCCTCACTATTCAAGGATAGTCTTCGGCATACCTGCCGTGCTGTTCATATTGTTCGCTGCAAGCTACTACTTCAACTTCGGCTGGCAGCTCCCGGTTGCGCTGATAGGAATATACCTGATAACCAAGGCGTTCGGCCTCGAGGATGCGCTCATAAACTCCTTCAGGGGGCTAGGCTTCAGCGTTGAAAGGCTGAGCTTCGTGTTCTACATAGGCTCTATAATATTCTTCGCGATAAGCCTGATAATAGCGTATGGCACCTATTCGGCAACGCTTGCAACGACAAGCAACTCGCTCATACTGGGGTCGCAGGCCGTCGAGGGGTTCCTTACCCTGTTCCCGGTGAGCCTGGTGCTCTACCTTGTCGGGAGGGTCATAGACCTTGAGAACAAGCGCATGCGCTACAGGGCGATATCGCAGGGCACATACGTGGGCTACTCGATAATAGCGATAGCAATGCTTTACATCGCCTCTTCCTGGATGGTGGGGCAGATATACTTCTGGGAATTCCTGGTGCTCAGCATGGCTGCGCTCCTTGCCGGATACGGGCTCTCGCTGTTCAGCGCATTCCTGAAGAGGAGGGCGATAAGGCATGCAAAGATAAAGGACAAGCGCGTGATAAACGACATAGGGGCATACATAGGCAGGATAACAGACATAGACTCCAAGCGCGGCTTCATATTCGTCAAGACTGACTACGGCAGCGTCATAAAATACGACGTCGACAGGATAACCGGGGTTTCGGACAGGGTAGTGATAAGGTAA
- a CDS encoding 50S ribosomal protein L5 has protein sequence MDHKNVMQEVIISKVVINIGTGSNDQMQLGARKLIETITGRKPADELSRTRNPSFRIAKGQKIGAFVTVRGEDAKRLAKRLFDAVDNKVKLESVTSNSLSFGIPEYIDISGVKYDPSVGMLGMNVNVSFKRRGIRVAQKKIKRAKIPARHRMVTREEILDYIKDEFNVKQIEQVS, from the coding sequence ATGGATCACAAGAACGTAATGCAGGAGGTGATTATAAGCAAGGTAGTCATAAACATAGGCACCGGCAGCAATGATCAGATGCAATTGGGCGCAAGGAAGCTGATAGAGACGATAACCGGAAGGAAGCCTGCGGACGAGCTGTCAAGGACAAGGAACCCGTCGTTCAGGATAGCGAAGGGGCAGAAGATAGGCGCTTTCGTGACTGTGCGCGGAGAGGATGCGAAGAGGCTTGCCAAGAGGCTGTTCGATGCTGTTGACAACAAGGTGAAATTGGAATCCGTAACGAGCAACAGCCTGAGCTTCGGAATACCCGAATACATAGACATAAGCGGAGTCAAGTACGACCCGAGCGTGGGCATGCTCGGGATGAACGTCAACGTTTCCTTCAAGAGGAGGGGCATACGGGTGGCGCAGAAGAAGATAAAGAGGGCGAAGATACCCGCAAGGCACAGGATGGTAACAAGGGAGGAGATACTTGATTACATTAAAGATGAATTCAACGTGAAGCAGATCGAGCAAGTGAGCTGA
- the pth2 gene encoding peptidyl-tRNA hydrolase Pth2 has product MLKEEIKQVIIVRTDIEMSRGKTAAQVAHASLMSYFEAEKSDRGVAKEWLDTGEKKIVLKVSDEESLSKLYKAFEYKKIPCALVSDAGLTQLPPGTKTALGIGPWKASDIDQFTRGFKLL; this is encoded by the coding sequence ATGCTCAAGGAGGAGATAAAGCAGGTAATAATCGTAAGGACGGACATAGAGATGAGCAGGGGAAAGACTGCGGCGCAGGTGGCGCATGCGTCGCTGATGAGCTATTTCGAGGCTGAAAAATCAGACAGGGGCGTTGCGAAGGAATGGCTCGATACGGGAGAGAAGAAGATAGTCCTGAAGGTTAGCGACGAGGAATCATTGTCCAAGCTCTACAAGGCCTTCGAATACAAGAAAATACCGTGCGCTCTTGTGAGCGACGCCGGACTAACGCAGCTCCCTCCCGGCACAAAAACGGCGCTTGGCATAGGCCCATGGAAGGCATCAGATATAGACCAGTTCACAAGGGGATTCAAGCTCCTGTAG
- a CDS encoding 30S ribosomal protein S8 — protein sequence MILMDRFADAINKIKTNERIGRMECSLYSTKLLKTVLEVMKRESYINGYEEYSEKRIKKLKVALSNRINSIGVIKPRYSVHSDMIQKYEARYIPSKDFGILILTTPQGIMTNREARQKGIGGRLLAYVY from the coding sequence TTGATTTTAATGGACAGGTTCGCTGACGCTATAAACAAGATAAAGACCAACGAGCGCATAGGAAGGATGGAGTGCAGCTTGTACTCAACAAAGCTCCTCAAGACCGTGCTCGAGGTAATGAAGAGGGAATCGTACATAAACGGCTACGAGGAATACTCGGAGAAAAGGATAAAGAAGCTAAAGGTCGCGTTATCCAACAGGATAAACAGCATAGGAGTCATAAAGCCCAGGTACTCTGTCCATAGCGACATGATACAAAAATACGAGGCAAGGTACATACCGAGCAAGGACTTCGGGATATTGATACTCACTACCCCGCAGGGCATAATGACGAACAGGGAGGCGAGGCAGAAGGGCATAGGAGGAAGGTTGTTGGCATATGTCTACTGA
- a CDS encoding AbrB/MazE/SpoVT family DNA-binding domain-containing protein, translating into METVTVSSKGQIVIPARLRRRMRLKTKDRLIIAEEKGGILLKPIVKLSTMLGKYKIPSGTTALQNMRAEDDKAWIARILAMEKKVKN; encoded by the coding sequence ATGGAAACCGTAACTGTATCTTCAAAAGGGCAAATAGTCATACCTGCTAGATTAAGAAGAAGAATGAGACTAAAAACGAAAGATAGGCTAATCATAGCAGAGGAGAAAGGTGGCATATTACTCAAACCAATTGTAAAGCTTTCAACTATGTTAGGAAAATACAAGATACCTAGTGGAACAACAGCACTTCAAAATATGAGGGCAGAAGACGACAAGGCCTGGATTGCTCGCATCTTGGCAATGGAGAAGAAAGTTAAGAATTAG
- a CDS encoding 30S ribosomal protein S5 yields the protein MSVETWEPKTELGKEVKSKTVTSIDQIFHDGKVIEEPEIIDALLPDLKNEVIEIASVQRMTKNNRKQKFRATAIVGDGKGHIGVGSGKDAEVKAAIESAIIDAKSNVIPIIMGCGSWQCNCGTKHSLPFKVSGRCGSVDVILKPAPRGLGVVASTPVKRLLELAGVKDAWTFSKGRTRARYNTVVAVYRALGSINEMKNISESLVE from the coding sequence ATGAGCGTTGAGACATGGGAGCCCAAGACAGAGCTGGGGAAGGAGGTAAAGTCGAAGACCGTGACATCAATAGACCAGATATTCCATGACGGGAAGGTGATAGAGGAGCCGGAGATAATAGACGCGCTGCTCCCGGACCTCAAGAATGAGGTAATAGAGATAGCTAGCGTCCAGCGAATGACGAAGAACAACAGGAAGCAGAAATTCCGCGCAACTGCGATAGTCGGGGACGGAAAGGGGCACATCGGAGTGGGCTCCGGAAAGGACGCGGAAGTAAAGGCAGCCATAGAAAGCGCGATAATAGACGCGAAGAGCAACGTAATACCGATCATAATGGGGTGCGGCTCGTGGCAGTGCAACTGCGGCACCAAGCACAGCCTTCCGTTCAAGGTAAGCGGGAGGTGCGGGAGCGTCGACGTGATACTGAAGCCAGCTCCAAGAGGGCTTGGAGTAGTTGCAAGCACACCGGTAAAAAGGCTGCTGGAGCTTGCGGGAGTCAAGGATGCATGGACTTTTTCAAAGGGCAGGACAAGGGCCCGTTACAATACGGTAGTAGCAGTTTACAGGGCGCTTGGCAGCATAAACGAGATGAAGAACATATCTGAAAGCCTTGTGGAATGA
- the rpsQ gene encoding 30S ribosomal protein S17: MLKTRGNEVEGIVVSDRAKKTVIVEHAYTTFLHKYERSLRKTSRIAAYNPECISAKTRDTVLISETRRLSKTKSFVVTKIIKRAE, encoded by the coding sequence ATGCTTAAGACTAGGGGCAACGAGGTAGAGGGCATAGTGGTAAGCGACAGGGCGAAGAAGACGGTAATAGTCGAGCACGCATACACAACCTTCCTCCACAAGTACGAGAGGTCGCTCAGGAAGACATCGAGGATTGCGGCTTACAACCCGGAATGCATAAGCGCAAAGACAAGGGACACAGTGCTAATATCGGAGACGAGGCGGCTCAGCAAGACAAAGTCGTTCGTAGTGACAAAAATAATAAAGAGAGCTGAATAG
- the priS gene encoding DNA primase catalytic subunit PriS: MLGDKESRLVKGLLKRFYEARANIAPRNVARREFGFGDFERKISYRHYSFKDEASLRSYLVKEAPAFVSYSFAEYERPDGRPMESKKWLGGDLIFDIDASDLNLKCKKEHSSSWVCGKCLDGAKEETTKLIEDFLIPDFGFSEKEISVNFSGNRGYHIHVYNEMTFKLDSNARKGIGDYITGNGIQLNSFFPTLGRRGVRLDGPKPTDYGWGGKLANGVIKALGEGTSGLMDLGIDKRTAEMLTRKSAEIRLGITTGNWDKINIPKKAEFWGNVLKRIAIRQSDAIDKNVSTDIYHLIRLPETIHGDTGLVARGVKSLKDLDRFEPMNDAIAFDDEPVSVSVDNAPKFVMRHKEFGPYSNSTVTLPRYAAAYLMLKRLAHLA, from the coding sequence TTGCTTGGCGATAAGGAATCCCGTTTGGTAAAGGGCCTTCTGAAAAGATTCTACGAGGCTAGGGCTAACATAGCCCCAAGAAACGTGGCAAGGAGGGAGTTCGGCTTCGGCGACTTCGAAAGGAAGATATCATACAGGCATTACAGCTTCAAGGACGAGGCTTCGCTCAGGTCTTATCTTGTGAAGGAAGCGCCCGCATTCGTCTCCTATTCCTTTGCGGAATACGAAAGGCCTGACGGAAGGCCCATGGAAAGCAAAAAGTGGCTAGGCGGCGACCTCATCTTCGACATAGATGCGAGCGACCTGAACCTCAAGTGCAAGAAGGAGCACTCAAGCTCGTGGGTATGCGGCAAATGCCTTGACGGGGCAAAGGAGGAAACCACAAAGCTTATCGAGGACTTCCTGATCCCTGATTTCGGCTTTTCCGAGAAGGAGATAAGCGTGAATTTCAGCGGCAACCGCGGCTACCACATACACGTATACAACGAGATGACGTTCAAGCTAGACAGCAATGCAAGGAAGGGCATAGGCGACTACATAACGGGCAACGGCATACAGCTCAACTCTTTCTTCCCGACGCTAGGTAGGAGGGGCGTCAGGCTTGACGGCCCTAAACCAACAGATTACGGATGGGGGGGCAAGCTTGCAAACGGGGTTATAAAGGCGCTGGGAGAGGGAACAAGCGGCCTGATGGATTTGGGAATTGACAAAAGGACAGCGGAGATGCTGACAAGAAAAAGCGCTGAGATACGCCTTGGCATAACAACAGGCAACTGGGACAAGATAAACATACCGAAAAAGGCGGAGTTCTGGGGCAACGTATTGAAAAGAATAGCCATAAGGCAGAGCGATGCCATAGACAAGAACGTCAGCACCGACATCTATCATCTTATAAGGCTTCCGGAGACCATACACGGCGACACCGGGCTGGTAGCAAGGGGCGTGAAATCGTTGAAAGACCTGGATAGGTTCGAACCAATGAACGACGCGATAGCGTTTGATGACGAGCCAGTATCGGTAAGCGTTGATAACGCGCCCAAGTTCGTCATGCGCCACAAAGAATTCGGGCCGTATTCAAACAGCACAGTGACATTGCCGCGGTACGCCGCTGCGTACTTGATGCTCAAAAGGCTGGCGCACCTCGCCTGA
- the rplF gene encoding 50S ribosomal protein L6 translates to MSTENKPIKIAIPQGVEVEVKGNDIIIKGSLGANTRRFNDSLIKVKKEGNEIVMETVKERGLVKKAQKVENAFRKELENDMKGVNQYFERNMRMVFAHFPINVEVKGDRLNINNIIGERVPRVSKIVGSTKIESKGQNVRIYGTSIDDVSQTAANIRLACRIRNKDSRVFQDGLYYEIE, encoded by the coding sequence ATGTCTACTGAAAACAAACCGATAAAAATAGCAATACCGCAGGGCGTAGAGGTAGAGGTAAAAGGCAACGACATAATCATCAAGGGCAGCCTGGGCGCCAACACCAGGAGATTCAACGATTCGCTCATCAAGGTCAAGAAGGAAGGCAACGAGATAGTAATGGAAACGGTGAAGGAGCGGGGACTGGTGAAGAAGGCGCAGAAAGTGGAAAACGCGTTCAGGAAGGAGCTGGAGAACGACATGAAGGGCGTAAACCAGTACTTCGAGAGGAACATGAGGATGGTTTTCGCGCATTTCCCGATAAACGTGGAGGTCAAGGGGGACAGGCTCAACATAAACAACATAATAGGCGAAAGGGTCCCGAGGGTTTCGAAGATCGTGGGCAGCACCAAGATAGAATCCAAGGGCCAGAACGTCAGGATATACGGAACCAGCATCGATGACGTGTCCCAGACAGCGGCTAACATAAGGCTTGCATGCAGGATACGCAACAAGGACAGCAGGGTATTCCAGGATGGGCTTTACTACGAGATAGAGTGA
- a CDS encoding 50S ribosomal protein L18, with amino-acid sequence MHKVIRHRRKSARTNYRKRIASLKGGMDRVVVRKSNKAISMQVVEYSISGDKVVASANSRELKAIGWEPRCNTPTAYLTGMLLAKKVGARKDRIPDFVLDIGLYRPVKGSVIFAAAKGFKDSDAGLNLHANIEFDSGRLSGKHISDYAGSLKEEKYKERFSSYAKSGFDAKDITKKFESVKKELASK; translated from the coding sequence ATGCACAAGGTTATAAGGCACAGGAGAAAATCGGCAAGGACGAACTACAGGAAAAGGATAGCCTCGCTCAAGGGGGGAATGGACAGGGTAGTGGTAAGGAAGAGCAACAAGGCGATAAGCATGCAGGTGGTCGAGTACAGCATAAGCGGAGACAAGGTAGTTGCGAGCGCCAATTCACGTGAACTGAAGGCCATTGGATGGGAGCCCAGGTGCAACACACCCACAGCTTACCTTACCGGGATGCTGCTAGCCAAGAAGGTGGGCGCCAGGAAGGACAGGATACCGGATTTCGTGCTTGACATAGGATTGTACAGGCCGGTAAAGGGATCTGTCATATTCGCCGCTGCAAAGGGGTTCAAGGACAGCGATGCGGGACTCAATTTACATGCTAACATAGAATTTGACAGCGGAAGGCTGTCAGGAAAGCACATTTCCGATTATGCTGGGAGCCTCAAGGAAGAGAAATACAAGGAGAGGTTCTCCTCTTACGCTAAATCGGGGTTCGATGCAAAGGACATAACAAAGAAGTTCGAATCCGTGAAGAAGGAACTGGCAAGCAAGTGA
- a CDS encoding 30S ribosomal protein S14, translating to MKVRLEEKFKGKGIRKCKICGGARGLIRSHNLYICRRCFREVARDIGFKKYG from the coding sequence ATGAAAGTTAGATTGGAAGAAAAATTCAAGGGCAAGGGAATACGCAAGTGCAAGATATGCGGAGGGGCGAGAGGCCTCATAAGGTCGCACAACCTCTACATATGCAGGAGATGCTTCAGGGAAGTGGCAAGGGACATCGGATTCAAGAAGTATGGTTGA